Below is a window of Selenomonadales bacterium DNA.
GTAGCGTCGCTAGCACTTCGTGTTCGCTTTGGGGGTCGATAGCTGCCGTTGGTTCATCTAGGATCATCAGTTGAGCTTTGGGCTGGCGAAGCAGCGCGCGTGCTAGGGCGAGGCGTTGCCACTGTCCGGAAGAAAGATCGGTGCCTCCCTCAAGTATTGTCCCAAGCGGCGTGTCGAGACTATCAGGAAGTGCTTCCACCAGTCTGTCCAGACCCACTTCTCCGGCCACAGCTAGTAGCGTGGCGTCATGGTGCATCTGCGATAGGTCGCCAAACCCAATATTTTCGCGCACTGTAACCGGGAAGTGCGCATAGTCCTGGCAGACCACCGCAATTCGTTTGCGTAGCTCACCGATGTCAAGTGAGCGAATGTTCTCGCCATCCCAAGTGATCTCACCTTGGTTCGGGTCGTAGAGGCGACACAGCAGCTTGGTTAACGTCGTCTTCCCGGCGCCATTCTCGCCGACAAGCACTACTGTTTCCCCTGGGCTTATGGACAGATTAATGTCTTCTAGAGCAGTCCGGTCGCTAGTAGGATAGCTAAATGAAACATGCGAAAAGCGAACGCCATATGCTTGAGATCCTGAGCTACCCTGCGGGACGGGCTCTCTAGCTAATGCGGATTCCATGTCCAGAACGTCAAATAAAGGGCCAGCACCTTGCGCTGCCTGATATAGATCCCCGCCCTCAAAGATCATCAGCTCAAGACTTCGCCGCACTTGGAAAATTAGGCCCGCGAACAGAGCCAAATCGCCGAGGGTGTACGCGCCGCGAAGCGCTCCGTCAACAACGAAAACATAAGGGATAGCTGCTCCAAGCGTGCCGACTACGGACCAGGCGACAAGCATCCATGTGCCGCGGGAACGTGCTGCCTTCATAGCCGAGAACATGGCACTAAAGCGCACGTTCCAGTGTCCAAGAAAGAAGGCGGGCAGATTAAACAGCCGCACCTCCTTAGCATAAATCTCGGTTAGGAGAATGCGCTCGTATAGCTTCATATACCGCACATTCTCAGCTTGTGATTCCTCTACGTCCCAACTAAAATCCTCAACCCTTGATACAACGAATACCGTAGGCAACGCGGTAAGAAAGAGCACAGGTGGCACCCACCAAGCGATGGTAGCCGTAAGCAGGAACGCGGGCACAAACGCAAAAAGGCCAATGAGCATACGTCCAATGGCAGTGACAAGTCGCCAAAGATGGTCTGCCCCTTTTTCCGCAAGCTGCAGTGTATTTAGGGCTTCTGGGTTCTCGAACATAGAAAGGTCGTCGAACCCGGCCACCTTAGCTAAGAGCTGTCGGCGGGCCTCCCCGCCGACGCGGTCACGAAAGTTGTCAATCTCTAGTCCGCGCACTGTCTCCACAGTGTCCATAATGAAGATACACGCGACAAACGCTAGTATGGCCTGCGGGAGGAGCGACCCTAAGTGGGCAAAAAGCCCCTGCCTACCCGCCAACTGCGTTACTTCGTCGATTACTATTTTGCTTGTGTAAAGTATTATTATGGGGGTAACGCCCAATAGCAGATTAAGTACTAACAGAAGCCGAACTTCACCCGGGGCGGCACGACACCCCAGCAACAACGCCCGCTTAATGGTCTTTATTTTTTGCTTTAAGAGGACCACAGTGCCACTCTCCCACGTCTACCTACCTGGCAAAACCGCCATTCTGGTTACAACTAAGTGAAAAGCCAGAAGCCAGGGATCAAGACATTGAGGCACGTGATCCCCTGTGATGACCTGTAATCGACGGAGTAATAAATGCAAGGAGTGCCTTCCTTTCAGCTGCAACAAAGCAATCGTAAGTTGACCGAGGATTGCCGTGACGCATAGCCGAAACTGCTATTCGGATAACTGCAGCTATTGATGAGGTTGGCGCACCGGGGTGCAGCGCGTATGTATGAGCGGCCAGTCGGTGACTGATACGGGGGGGGCAGTATCCCACCGCTTTCAAGATTCCTCGTGAAACAATAAGACTAAGAAACGCGGCCGATAATCGTAGACTCGCGACCATGCCAACCTCACTTCTTTGGCTTACGGGGGGGAGGAGGGTCGTACTACGGATTTCACAAAAACACTTCCAATCCAGTTATTCCATCATGCCATATTATTGTTATATTGGCAACAGTATCACATGCCAATGATAGTGTCGCGCGACACTAAAAGGCCCCTCCTTAAGGAGAGGCTTATACGTAGGATGCACACCTACTGCTGATTGTGTTTGCCCTGCAGCAGAGCGTACGCCCTGCCGCACAGTAATGTCGTCCGCCGCAAAGGCAAACCAGTTGCTCGGGTACTTCATAAAGCACCTTGCCCTTCTTTAGGATTTCTTCCTGAAAAAACAAACTGTCCTTTGCAAGCTCAAGCTCTTCCGGCGTATAAACCAAAATATCTGCCCCTCTTCTGGACATGACGAGCAAGCCGACCTCTTTCAACCTCTCATAAAATCCCTTTTGAGAATTCTTTATGACTATCAGGTCAATGTCGCTGTATTCATGGATATTGCCGGTGGCAAGAGAACCAAATAGCACGATCTTTAACGGGTCATACTCCTTGATCAAAACCGATACTATTCTTGCCAATTCCCTTTCCAAAACTAACTTTCTGGCTGCGATTTTGTCCTCATATTGGGATTGATGAAGAGCCACTATGTTATCTTCCTCCCCAAACAGCGCATCATGCCACTATGATACAAAAGCACCCTTAAATAGTCAAACGAGTGAGTAAGCCGCGCATGTCAGGGGCTGCTCGGGTAACGAAAGAAGGCCCAACAGTCGCGCTTTGGTTCATGGCGTGAGGCGGCTGCATCCCACGCTGCCCCGCCACCGGCGCGGAGTACCATTATGACGCACATCACCTCGTAGTATGCCCTTATCACCCGCAAGGGGCTTACGACGCGATAAAAACTAGTAACGCCAAGGGTTTTAAGCCCTTGGCATTTTGTTGCCCTGCAGCAGAGCGTACGCCCTGCCTAGGAGGGAATATGCATCGCGCGTGGCACCTGTATTCTGAAGAAGTTCCGCACCGAAGGCCAATGATTCTACCTGTGCCAGAGCAGCTTGGGGGTCGCACTGGAGATGGCCCTACTATTCCCGGAACAATGCCCGTCGGCGCGCCTGTATTTCGTGCGCAAAGTCTCGCTGCAGGTTTACATGAGTGGCCAAGAACTCCTGCCACCCCTGATTCTCGTCCAGGGACTCCTCTTGCGTGATTTGAGCCAGTATCGCAGCTTTTTCGGCAGTTGTTTGCCCGAACGCGTCAGCTAACTTGCGCGCTAGAGTCTCGATGCGCAGGTTCTTATCTTCCGCACTCCAAGCCACCCAGATGTCTTGCATCTTTACTTCGCGTCTAAAACCCTCGCGGAAGCGTTCCTTCCAGCTGCTATATGCGGGTGCCACTGCGTAGGCATCCCAAAACTGCTCAAGACGGTCAACATAGGCTCTTCGTATCGCTAAGTAACGGCTGTGCTGGGCGGGTGTCCATGCATGGAAGGGGTGATGAATGTAAGGGTCGTGCAGTGAGAGGAAGCCGCCTACACCGCCTCTGCTGTATGCCTGCAACCAACTTCTACCCGCTGTCCAATGGCCAAAGATTTTTAGGGCATCCGCTTCCAAAAGGTCTAGCCGTTCCTGCGTCAAAATCTCTCCAGGTAACAAGCTTGCGCCAACACCACCGGCAGGCAAGATATGCATGGTTACGCCAATCCTGCGGACTTCAATATCGTGCCCTATGTAGAAGTAGTCGACGGTCACAAAGGAACTTGTGTTGCGTGGGCGAGGGATGGCCTGTAGTACACTGCGCGGTACATGCCCCTGCACTCGCCGCACCAAATCGGACGTCCACACATCAAGGCCACCCGCCAGACGGTCGAGCGCAGTGTCTTTAGCGAGATGCTTCGGATAGTAGACCATTACTTCAGCCCATTCGCCTTGCATGGCTAGAACCCGTACATTCTCTCCCGTGCCCAGCTCGCCAAGAGCTTCGCCCGCTCTGCTCGGAGTGCGGTAAAGCGGGGTATCTTCTAACAAGTAGGCGATGTCGCGACCGTCGTTACGTCCCCACACTGGCAGACGAAGGGGTTTGTCTAGTCCCTCAGCCTGTGTAACTAGGGCTTGTGGAGAGGGCCAACTAGTAGAGAGCCAAACGAAATTATCGTTCTGCAGGCGTGAGCCGTCTACGGCGCGCAGTTCAGCCGGCAAGACCACGGTGACGAGAAAATTCGGCAAGCTACTCCCAGCGACATGATGCAATGACAGTGTTTTACCTTCAATGCGGTAGTAGAAATACTTCTGCTTTGGGGTTGCCACAGAAGGATACGCTACCACTGCCGATCCTCCGCTGAACAACAAAATTTCACAGCTGTTGTTTGGGTCTAACTCTTTGTTGAAAGTAAAGGTGATGGCGATGTCTTCGCTTGGCTGGAGCAAGTTGCGATGGAGGACTTCGACTCCCTCTGGTACTTCCACTATACCGTACCCCGAAATCTCTAACCTTGTGACGGCGAGCCCCTTTTGGGAGGGCGCCTGTCGGCACCCTCCCGCAACGAGCGCTGCTACTGCGACGATTGTTACGATGAAAAGAACACCAAATCTCTTAGTTAAGGCCATTCTATTCGCCCCCAATAGTTCTATTCTTCGCGCTTAATGGACAGCAGGCTTAGTGTTATCGTGGCAAAGTCTTGCATTGACTTTACCTGTGACCAGGTTCCGGAGGCATAATTAACGCCGCTCCAAAAGCTAGGGCATCATCGGCCTGCAGCCCTTGCGCTAGCTAGCTAAGGGGTCCCGCCATATAGGGTAGTCATCTGCTGTTTGAACCACTCCACCGCTTCCTTAAAGATGATATTCATCTCTCTATTGCTGGTGTTGAGACCAGCATGCATGCCGTAGTCGGTTGGCACCCAACCAGTGCTGACCTTAAATCCGTAGACAACTAGGCGTGCGCCGCTACTTGCCGTGCCCAATGCTATCGCAAACACTTCTGGGGGCTCTCCTAGCTCCTTTTTCGCTTTATCTAGGATCTCTTGCTGTAATCTGCCTACTTCCTCGTCACTTATGCCGGACTGAGTATGGCGCAGCATCAAGGCAATGCGGCCTGATCTGAGAGTGTATCTGTCGCCGCCTCCCGTCACTGTCACAAGGGAAGAAGTTCCTTCCCAAGCTCGGACCAAGTCATTGATCTTTGCGGAAACTGAACTGTCGATCCCACCTCTCATGGCGCCGACACCTAGACGATTAACTGCGATGAAGGAAATCAGTAGCACTGCCAAAATGGCCCCTAGTCCCAATAGGGACAGCCTTACATTCCATCGCCGCGCTGAATACGTTTCTATTATTGTCGCCTCCTCCTAATGTCGTATAAGCAGTATGAGCATTACGAGCCTACCTAGCGTCAAGCCGCAAGGGAACGGACACAGTGTTCGGGTTATCGCCCTCTACTGGAGAATACGCATAAACAGCTAGAACCAACTCCGAGCCGTCCGCCACGTGTGTCGGCACTTCTATGTCAAAGGTGAAATACAACCAATACGTTGCTCCTACTAGATGCTCCTCCGTTAGCACCGGGTTCCTGGTAAAACCAGGAGCAGTATGTCCGGCCATTAAGCTTCCTCCGTCCAAAGAATTGCGACCAACCTCACCCAACCCATAGAAAATGGTAGCTTCAAAGGTATTGGCAACTCCAGATACGGTGAATCTACGACCTACCGCCTCAGTCGGGGCCGGCGCAAAGAGCTTTATTGACCGGGAGTGAGCAACAATATCCGGAAGAAAATGGATTCCGACAATAGTTCCGATAAAAATTTCTTCATCGGCTCGGGTGATGGGCACAAACCTGACCGGTAGTCCCGTTGCCTTGATGTAAACCACATCATAAAGGGCAGCTGGCGATAGTTGCTCCGCTGGCGAAGGCTTGGAGAAGCTAGCTCGAACCACTACTTCTTCTGCCATAACAAGCACATCAACTATTCGTACCACGCGCTCGAACGGCTCGGGGCCATCTCGACTACTAATTCCACTCCTAACAAAAAGATATTGCTTGCCATCAAATTCCTTAGTATTAGCAAAATCGGTCATATCAAACTTTAGGGAACTCTTAACCCAGTTCCGGACCTCTTCTGGGGTTGCGGCAGCTGAGTGCACTGTAACCGGCCAAAAGCTCACCTTTCTGCCGGTGATAATCTCAATCCGAAGAGGATCGGCGTAGATCCGTAGGGGGTCAGCAAGGTTTTTATCTAGTCTAAGCTCAGCCCAGAATACCAGCCTGTATCTGCCCGGCTGGTCTAAGGCGAAGGAGTAGTGTCCAAACCACGACTCTTGATGATTAACCTCGCCCGGCCTAAAATTCCAGTCGTCCAGTCGCAATTTAAGACTCTGCGAAACAACCATTCTGTTTTCCTCATCGTAAACCCTAAAGAACAGAGCCGGATCAACACCCCGCAAAGTTAACGGTTCAGCACTGAAGTTCATATTGTTTAGAGTTACACTTCCCCGGATTCTCTCGCCAACATGGTAGTGGGTCTTTAATAGCTCCCCCACTAATTCTAGCTTCTCCGCTTCAACAGCAGCTTCCTGTTGGTCAGTCGCATCTACAGCCGGTACGGTTCGCTGTACTAATGCGATCCCGGCAATGGTGATTAGCGACAGTAGCGCAAGAAGCAGGATCGCCGAAAGCAGCACCGCGTTCCTCATGAGGCCACCTCCAAAATGCCGTTAATTCATTCTACCCAGATTATAGCTCTGTTGGCAACACTATCACGTGCCAATGATAGTGTCGCGTGACACTAAAAGGCCTCTCCATCCTGCCTATCATCTCAGGCATCCCCATAATCCGAGGGAATTGGCCTCATCTCAGTTGCTTTGGATTTTGCGGTGACGTATACTGAGTGTATCAACTAAATACGCTGTGGGGTGCCCCTAGCTGTAGGGGTTAAAAGGGAATCAGGTGAGAATCCTGAGCGGTCCCGCCACTGTAACGGGTAGTGCCTATACTTAACCACTGTTCGCGCGCGAATGGGAAGGAACTAGGCGCGTCACTCCCGTAGTCAGGAAACCTGCCCCAGAGCCAAGACTCCGTCCTTCGGTCGAAAGGACTAGGTCAAAGCTTGTACTTAGCTTTGCATCGAACCCTCAACCGTTGGTTGAGGGCTTTACTTTGTGCGACAAGGGGGTTACCTGTGGTCTAGTTGAGAGCATTGCTCACCGGTGACAGACGACTGTTATCAAACCTACATGTAAGGAGAGGATACACTCATGAAACGCATTGCTGTATTGTCGCTCGTACTCGTTCTCGCTGTGGCCTTATCCGGTTGCGCCGTACTTAACGTACTGCGGCCGAGCATTGTCGTAACGGATGACCTAGACCGCGAAGTACGCCTAGAGCGCGCGGCGCAGCGCATTGTCTCACTTGCCCCGAGTAACACGGAAATGCTCTTTGCCTTAGGCCTAGCAGAAGAAACCGTCGGTGTGTCCGAGCTCTGCGACTACCCACCGCAAGCTGCCACGAAGGAACGCGTCGGCTCATTTGCCACCCCTTCCATCGAAAAAATAGTTAGCCTCAAACCCGACCTCGTCTTAGCCGCCAGCCTACACAAAACTGTCGGCGAGCAATTAGTTGAGCTAGGGATTCCGGTAATTGTCCTGCATCCCGAAAGCATTCAGGGAGTGCTAGATAACGCCGACCTCCTCGGGCGGGTCACCGGTCAGGCGCGCGGCGCGGCGGAGCTTAAGCGGCAAATCACGGCGGAGCTCAATGCCGTTGACGAGCGCGTCAAAACACTAACACAGGCACAGCGGCCGCTAGTGTACTACGAGGTATGGTCTAACCCCATCATGACGGCCGGGCCCAACACGTTTATCAATGAACTTATTACCCGCGCGGGCGGCGTGAACTTAGGGGCGACCGCAACGACTGCCTGGCCGACGCTCTCGCTGGAGGAGCTTTTGTCTAGGCAGCCACAGGTCATGTTCTACGGCCATGCCACCGAGACGGTAGAGCAAGTCAGGCAGCGCGCCGATTGGGGCAGCATCCCTGCCCTGCGTGACGGACGGGTGTACCTGGTAGACGAAAACCTTATCCTGCGGGCCGGGCCCCGCATCGGGCAAGCGCTGCGGCTTCTCTCCACCCAGTTACACCCCGACCTATGGCGGTGAACAAATTAGCCGCCATGCGCGCGTGGTCGGCTAACGCCCTCTTAGGCATCGTCTTAGCCCTAAGCATAGTCCTAAGCCTCGTGGTGGGGGCGGTCGACATCGCTCCCACCCGCCTGTTGGCGGCTTTGCAGGAATTAGTGACTGCACCTGCGAACACTTGGTCAGTAGATGCTGTGATAGCCTGGCGACTGAGATTGCCACGCGCTCTTCTAGCGGCGGCTGTAGGCGCCTCCTTGGCGACGGCAGGTGCCATTATGCAGGGCCTCTTGCACAACAGCTTGGCCGACTCCTTTGTGCTTGGTGTATCCTCGGGCGCAAGCCTTGGCGCGGCGATTGCCCTGTTACTTGGCCTAAACTTTGCCTTCTTTGGCCTCGGAGCTGTAACTCCGCTGGCGTTTGGGGGGGCAATGCTCGCGCTCTTAGCTGTGCTCATCATCTCGCGGCGAGTGGCCGGCCAATCGACTTTAGGTTTGCTCTTGGCAGGCATCGCGATGAATAGCGCGCTTTCTGCGGTGGTGTCGTTCCTAGTGCTGCTAAGCCGCGAGCGAATCAACCCCCTGCTCTTCTGGCTGATGGGAGGGTTCGCCGGACGCGGCTGGAGTCACCTCGTCCTGATGCTCCCCTACTTACTTGTCGGCTTGGCAATCGCCTACGCCTACCACCGCCACCTCACCGCCATCAGTCTCGGTGATGCGACTGCGCACCATTTAGGGGTAGATGTAAGCCGTGTGCGCCTCTTGCTTTTGGGGACGGCAGCGTTACTTACGGCGGCAGCCGTATCAGTAAGCGGCATGATTGGCTTTGTAGGCTTGATGACACCGCATTTCGCGCGCATGCTTGTCGGGCATCACTACCGTCGCCTTTTACCCACTGCGGCCTTATGCGGGGCAATTTTCCTGACTTGCGCCGATCTCTTGGCACGCGTTGCTATGCGCCCGCAGGAACTCCCGGTCGGGATTATAACTGCTTTGTGCGGCGGGCCGTTTTTCCTCTGGCTCTTGTCGCGCCAACGGCGGGAGGTGGCCTAATGCCTGCCATTAGTGTCGAGAAGGTTTCCTATCGTTTTGGGCAGCCGGTACTCCGTGAAGTCTCG
It encodes the following:
- a CDS encoding ABC transporter ATP-binding protein — encoded protein: MVLLKQKIKTIKRALLLGCRAAPGEVRLLLVLNLLLGVTPIIILYTSKIVIDEVTQLAGRQGLFAHLGSLLPQAILAFVACIFIMDTVETVRGLEIDNFRDRVGGEARRQLLAKVAGFDDLSMFENPEALNTLQLAEKGADHLWRLVTAIGRMLIGLFAFVPAFLLTATIAWWVPPVLFLTALPTVFVVSRVEDFSWDVEESQAENVRYMKLYERILLTEIYAKEVRLFNLPAFFLGHWNVRFSAMFSAMKAARSRGTWMLVAWSVVGTLGAAIPYVFVVDGALRGAYTLGDLALFAGLIFQVRRSLELMIFEGGDLYQAAQGAGPLFDVLDMESALAREPVPQGSSGSQAYGVRFSHVSFSYPTSDRTALEDINLSISPGETVVLVGENGAGKTTLTKLLCRLYDPNQGEITWDGENIRSLDIGELRKRIAVVCQDYAHFPVTVRENIGFGDLSQMHHDATLLAVAGEVGLDRLVEALPDSLDTPLGTILEGGTDLSSGQWQRLALARALLRQPKAQLMILDEPTAAIDPQSEHEVLATLRHLARDKMALIVTHRMPLARSADRILVLKHGRIVEQGSHTELMSARGVYYTMFTRQASSYLPT
- a CDS encoding nucleotidyltransferase domain-containing protein; protein product: MALHQSQYEDKIAARKLVLERELARIVSVLIKEYDPLKIVLFGSLATGNIHEYSDIDLIVIKNSQKGFYERLKEVGLLVMSRRGADILVYTPEELELAKDSLFFQEEILKKGKVLYEVPEQLVCLCGGRHYCAAGRTLCCRANTISSRCASYV
- a CDS encoding cobalamin-binding protein, which codes for MKRIAVLSLVLVLAVALSGCAVLNVLRPSIVVTDDLDREVRLERAAQRIVSLAPSNTEMLFALGLAEETVGVSELCDYPPQAATKERVGSFATPSIEKIVSLKPDLVLAASLHKTVGEQLVELGIPVIVLHPESIQGVLDNADLLGRVTGQARGAAELKRQITAELNAVDERVKTLTQAQRPLVYYEVWSNPIMTAGPNTFINELITRAGGVNLGATATTAWPTLSLEELLSRQPQVMFYGHATETVEQVRQRADWGSIPALRDGRVYLVDENLILRAGPRIGQALRLLSTQLHPDLWR
- a CDS encoding iron ABC transporter permease, encoding MNKLAAMRAWSANALLGIVLALSIVLSLVVGAVDIAPTRLLAALQELVTAPANTWSVDAVIAWRLRLPRALLAAAVGASLATAGAIMQGLLHNSLADSFVLGVSSGASLGAAIALLLGLNFAFFGLGAVTPLAFGGAMLALLAVLIISRRVAGQSTLGLLLAGIAMNSALSAVVSFLVLLSRERINPLLFWLMGGFAGRGWSHLVLMLPYLLVGLAIAYAYHRHLTAISLGDATAHHLGVDVSRVRLLLLGTAALLTAAAVSVSGMIGFVGLMTPHFARMLVGHHYRRLLPTAALCGAIFLTCADLLARVAMRPQELPVGIITALCGGPFFLWLLSRQRREVA